The nucleotide window TCGTTgcaatttaaactttttctgaaTAGGTTAAGTGAGAAAATAATATGTAGTCCACCATGTTAGACGTGGCAAAAGTGTGCGTTTTGGATTAACAATGCAAAACTGCAGTAGACAAAAGATCATTCAAAAAAAATAACGATTTTGCAAACGAATACAAGAAGACCACAAAAGCATTGGAGAACGAATAAACAGTACCTTAATAATTTGGGTTCGAGTGGAATCATAGCTGGTTTATTGAGTAGTAACGTTACATTTGGGAGAAAAAGCATTGGTGGACCCCATTTTCTTCACTGTACCTGACGCACCAGCCAATTACATTTGTACAACGCATTTTTCTCAGATGCTGACATGAAAGGATTTAAGCACCATGACCATGTAACATCAGTCAAAATACATACAATAGAGGTTTAAAATGATTAGTCTGCAGCACAGTAAGAAACACCTTTTAAGCTTATGTAAGTTTTAATTGGGTTCAGTGTTGTCAGGAATAAATACTAGCTGTTCCATGACTGAAGTACCTTACAAATAAACCTGTACATAACAATAATCGAAGACATGAAAACAATTGCTTATTAAATGGGAAAACTCGGGAAAATATACAGCACAGGCAACGATATTTACACATCAAAAcggaaaaaagttgcaaaggAATTAACAAGGTAGTAAATACTACATGAATGGAATCAAGAATGAGAAACTAGCTGAATATTCAGCAAGCGACCTCTTTTCTTGCCACAAGTGGGTAAATGGTAGTGATAGAGGATATCTATGGACATGGTTACCGCAGGCGTCATCAGGTGGTACGTCGGGAATAACGTATACAAGCACAACTGGCACAGGCAAACGACCGTCCTGAAATGGTcgtatttgcaaaaaatttaattagcAATCACTTAacaacttaaatttaaatacGCTGCATAACTAAGTCACCTTCATCAAAACATGTTGTGAATGATAAATGTCAACACATTCTGGATAAATGTCATGTTGATCTCTGCATACCACGTGTGCTCTTTTCTAAGTATAACAAGTATGATCATATTACGGGCAACCACTGACATGCAGTATTTTAAAGAGTCTTAAACTCCATATTTGTAGAAACTGTGTATGCTTGTCGCAATAACGGCATTTTTGGCGTATTTCTGCACTTACATTTAATCGTCTGATGTCAATGCCTGCTCTGCATTGTTGACATTTCCCTTTGTTAAGAACTTTCAGAGATAGTCTTACAGCATTAGTAAGGATATAATCCACTGTAAGTCTCACCATGGCATCTGTTTTGTTTGGATATTGTAGCTTAATAGGCATAGACGGCTTGCCTGGAAGTGAAAGCCCAGAGATGGTCATTTTTACTTCATAGTGGAGCTAGAGTAATGTAATACTGGACCAACTTACCATGCATAAACATCCAAATAAAGTGATTTCTATCAAAATGTGTACCGGGCTTAATCTCATCCGTTAAACAACGATACTCGGTCAAAGTCTGTCTTACTTCCGATATCTGCCAGTAGTTAAAACTGTTAATGGAAAGAATAAGAAAGAAAGACTAGAACCACTTTAGATTCCACACACAAGGTCACCTGACAGCCGCTCTCTTTAACGTCTTCTTGTACATAATCAAGCATGTGTGTTACTCTCACTGGCTTGGTCAAGTGATTCTGAAGGGCACCAACAAATATTCCGTAATTACTTCCGGTGCCTTCATAAGCTTCGCGACTTTCCGTTCTTCAAAAACAAAGTAACCAGTTCATCAGGAGAtggttttgttcaaaatgtaaAAGTCAGTTAATAAAGGATACATTTGGTTAACATTTGAATGGGTAGTTTTATAGGTTAAATAAACACTATATACCAAAACTAAAAACTGGCCCACGACAATAAACTTAATTTAAATCAACTGTCTTACAGTACATTTTATGTCaataaataagcaattttTAATCATACTGACTTACGTGGCATAGGCAATCACCATATTACTTAAGAAAGACGTGTCTGGCCTGCGTAAGACATAGTCCATTTTCTGTCTGAAAAGCAAAGAACGAGATGTTGCTCTGATTAAAATCTCTTTTTTAAAGAACTGATGTAAGGCAAAGTAATGTGATGTCTTGATGACATATATTACACTAGTGACGTGCATTATAGCTTGTGTATAAATATGACATGATACATAtgttgttattgtatttaacCCTAAACCAAGGTAAGGTTTGCAATATTTACACTCAACTACTTGGGCATGTTGTCTTGCCATCCCAACAACATTACTATATAGCAGCACTGCGTTTTTCTGAAATTTGGTGTTCACGAAGATCAATGAACAATAACCAGCAATGTTTATGCTTTTCCTAACAGCTTAACTATGACTGTGTAGCACCATCGAGCTTCTTAGGTAGAATACTTAATTTCTCAGAGTAAAAACATCAACTGACAAGGGCTGTCAAAGTAATCTGGTGAAATAAACTCCCAATGTGAAATTGAATATTGCAGAAACACGCATTGAGTTTTTTCTGATTTATTGAAATCATGCATACGGCAATGCTCAAATTTTATCAATCAGTTCAGGAAAAACtgcttttacttttacttACTGCTTTTCTCTCGTCTGTATTACTCCTTGTGTTTCTTGCAAGAAATCTTGgcgcaaaattttatttttatcaccaACTCTTCCTTAGATCTCGAAAATTGCTGTGAAGCTTTTTTCCACAGTGGCAAGAATGGATGAGTTAGAAATGAATGTAGAGGACGAGaagatttataaaagtttaataTTTCAGTGCTTTCATGCAAACACTAATTCTACTTTGCGCATTACATACAAAACAAGCTGGCATCTTGCTTGAAGCCAACAGTATGTTTAGACGTTGATGTCTGTATTGAGTCTGAATCGAATCATTAAACATGCGCACCCATACTCAGCATCTCTACAACTGGGACTTACCTTCTTCGGCAAGTATCAAGCAGAGCAAGAGTGAGACTGGGGGAGCACCTTCTCTGGATATTTTCCAGCTCCCAGTCTGCTTCCAGACAGTCTTTATGATAGTTGCTCTCGGTAGCATCCACGGGCATCAAGTAAGTTTTACCATCTTTTTGAAAACCATGGCCCCCAAAATAAAACACACCTTATCGAAGAAAAATAATGCAAGAACAACAGTTAGCACAATGAAgtatttgtttataaaaaagatGTTGCCTATATAtcataaaactaaaaaaatgacACAAAAAAACATGGCTTACAGTAGCACCCTTCAGACGCCAGTTCACTGAACCAGATGAAAGCCTTGTGCATTTCTGGGCAACTTAAATTAGCAAAtgataaagttttgaaattgagttcattctgaaaataaattatgaatGACCATAAACACTTTTTGCATATTAAATTTTCGTTCCACATGAAAACGAATGGCATGATGGAATGCCAAACATAAATTGTTATCACTGTTTAGTAATAACCTGTAAGATATCTGTGAGCTTTTCAAGGTCATTTAATGCTTCTGGAAGTCTTCTGTGATACCTGTAGTCTCCATTCCCAATTAATAGCGCGACTTTGTCGGTTGCAAAAAAATTCTGGGGTCTCTCAATGTTAGCTGAACTTATCTGTGCTGTAAACAGTATTTTTGCAACAGGTTATGACAATATTCATTAAGGTTAGTCagttatataaataaataaaaactgtgcctttgaaaatgcaaattttgaaaaatagaaCAAATATAACATAATAATCAAAATTGCAATGTCTAAGACTGTTTTGTCTGAGAAAATACATGCTGATGGTTGATTTCAAGATGTTAATTGTTTTCCTGGCATTGAAGCCGTAAAAAACACCAAACAAACGAAAGTACAACACACCTATGTTAACAACACAAGTAGATGATCTCACGGGGGAATAACCAGCAATGCGGGATTTGATCACACAATAGTAGTCTCCTTGGTGCTCTCGTGGATTTACGTCAGCTCTCATAAACTTGCTATTGGACTCAACAAATGTATTATTACGGTACCAATTAAATATAAGATCTTCAGGcttgacaaaattttttactgaaCAAAATAGCAAGAATGAATCGCCAGTGGCAAGATCTTGATGCTGTGGTTGGATGAGAACGGCAACACACggcttaaaataaaaaagaaacagtttGATTTTATGAATTTGGGTCATACTAACACTGCACATGCTGCATTTGCAGTCAAGGACATGCAGTTGCATACTTGTGTGTAATGATGGACTGAAAGGTATCAAATTTAATGTACCGGATTTTGCTGGCCAGCGCCTTGCAGGGATAGTGGCTCTGCATAATAGTTACTTCTCTCCTGGTCGTGGAGTTGAGCAGGGAGTGAACCAGGGCCATACATTGAATGATAGTTGCCCAACAAGTGATATCTCGCTTGCCTTTTGAACAATGGCCAATGAAatgacttttttaaattaaacaccACAAAAAGATGGATCCCTAAATAGCACCTAAAACAAGACGCAGAATGAGATTGTGTGAAGCGTTTGTAAACGGATGTATTTCTAAATCAAATACCATATAACATTCTCTTTGCAATTCCTGAAAGACAAGCACACTCTATAAGCGTCAGGCAAGCGTCTGCTGTAATCATAACTATGCAAAAGTAATCCAGTAACATTTCGATTCCATCACAATATAACACACAGTAAACTTGGATTTACGAGAATTCCTAATTACATGATTACCTCTATACAAATAGGTCTGGTCACAGCAgtgcaaacaaataaaaggattaaaaaaattttagcacctatattaTGGTTTATCAAAAAACGATCCAACACATattgtaaccaagatttttccttagccaggaaaCTTTACAGTTAGTCAATTAGCTCCTTTTgcttttataacttttaataGCATTTCTTAGATAAAAACAATCATCTTTCCTCAAAAAAGTCCAAACGTAGACTGAATTAACACTCGCCCAGACGAGCGCAACACCACGCCAACACAGATTCCACTGTTGTCACGCACCGAGAAAATAAACGCGTGACGCTAAATACCAATTAGGCCCTAGGGGTAGCGATGTAACACGTCACAAGAGATCAACTAAAAACATGTGTACATATGAATaggtaaaatatttataagaaAACCTTAAGAGCATGCATGCAAATGACACAATGCGAATAAAACAGAAGTCGACCCACACCTTTGACTAAATTAACCTACAAGAGTGCTGCGAACAAACAATGTACAATGTGATGGCTCTAAAACGGgcgcataaaaataatcccacgacaatatcacaaaaaaatttcttttactgAGCTACCAAGTCTTTAAAAGTTTCAATGGTTATGTACTGATCAGCATTTGCTAAAGGCTTGTTCCCTGGCCGAACAACAATAAAGACATGGAAACCAGCTTCACGAGCTGCATCTGCCTCATATTCAACATCAGTTAAAAACAAGACTTCACCGGGATCGACAATAActtttttggcaatttttaaaTAGCTGTTGGATTGCTTTTTGCTCCCAGTAGTTGTGTCAAAGTGCCCATCCAACAATGGTAGTAAATTTCCATTTTCCAAATGCCCAAACAAAAGCTTTTGTGCTTGCACACTGCCCGAGGAATAGATATAAATGCGTTTCCctttaattttaagtttttccaaAACAGGGATAACATCATCGTACACAACACCTTTAATAAGGCCAGATTCATAGGCATCTTTCCACATAAATCCTTGGAGTTTTTTAAGGCTTGTGGTTTTTCTGTTTAGACTCATTTGCCAGTGCACATTAGCCACAACATCAGGAAGTGCATCGTCTTTGCTGTCAACAAAACTCTTAATCATTGGCACATTTTTTAATCCCTCTTCCGTGTCACATTCTGCTTGCTTCCGAAGCTCATTAATCACGTGCTGGATTTCTTCAGAGGACCAATTTGCTTCCAAGTAAGAAGCTATGTTTTCTGAAACATACGgaaataaagtttttgtcaCAAAGTCGATTGGTGTTGTTGTTCCTTCAATATCCAGTAATATAACCTTTGCTTTATGGAAAACGTCTTGAACTCCATTTGCACTCATTGCAATCGCAAAATTCCAATTACTGCACCAACTGTTTGTGACTAAGACAAACTGATCTTCACAAAGGAAAAACAAGCTAAATTGTATATTTTGATAATTCATTCACAGCAGTCACTTAACAATAACTCAAACCAGATCATagcataaaataatattttttgatatCAATGTACTAGAAAGTAGAAGGACTTAATTAaaggaaaaagttttaaccaaATGTTGCACTTTAAACTAAATTTAGGTAATAACAAATGGCAGCATTACAGTGGCTCTCTTGATATTGTTGTAAtatcaaaagcaataaaacgtAGTActctactaacacaacataataatatattattttcaagttgacttaaaagttttaaaacctCTTTTCATTGCAAATCGAGTTTCATGTTATCTAGCATGACAAAGCAAGTTTCTAGGAACATCAAAATGCGCACAGGATCATGCAAAAACTATACAACGGCCTAAAGATACTGATAAAGTAATGTACCGACAACGATATAAGAAAGTGCAATTcataacaaacaacaaacatagACATTATATATTTATGTAGCTAGATGCCTTCAAACAAGTTTTGCATAAAGTAACACAAAATGCATGATAATATGATAAATAATCTATGACATAATACCTGTTTCACTCAAAGGAAATTAGTAAAATAGTACGTAACATATGATTCATATCTGTGTATGCTAATTTATTGTATTTGTAAGCAGCAATAACAAATTGtcagtaaatattttcaagacattaaaaaattaaggaTGGAGATTAAAAACCCAACTTACGTGCTGAATTGAAACTTACACTGCAATTTGCTACTTAAGTTGACATCTTAACCCAACTTAACAGTTTTGAATGATATTTCCACTCACAGTTACCAATTTTGGTGACCTTAGTACATAATTTCAGTAggtaacaaaaatttcattaagcAGTGTGAATCATAATGCATTGACAATAAATGattgattttgaaaacaagCGGTTAAGATTGTTAACATAagagaaaatatttgcacctATACTGGCAGGATGTAGACCTATACTACATGTATCCAACAGGATAGGTTTTAATACAAAGCACTAAAAACACCTAGTATAGGCTAGCTTTATGTATGGGGTAGACTGAAGGGATGGCACAATACTGAGCTTCTATGAAAATAAATGCCTATAAGTAGGTTCTCACAGAAGACTGTAGGATAGTTTCCCTTTGGACGAAAAACATGTGGTATTGTACGGGTAGCCTACACGCACACACACATCACACGCATCCCACACACACACACGCATCCCACACACACACACCTCACTGTTGGAAACAATACACTTCAATGTTCTTCATCACATCCACAAATATTAAAGCAAGCTGTGATCTGTCCTACGTTTTAAGACAGTTGCTTTTATCCTACTGTAAATTCATGTAAGTTGGGTTTTTCATCCCCACCCTAAGTTCTGGTACCTGATAAGCTAAAAGTTTCTGTACAACATTTTTCTACAACAAATTTCACACTATCTTGGCAGCAACTGGCTCCAATCATATAAAACCATAATATTCCAAATGcataaagttaaaaagttaaggcacaaaatttgtttcttgaGTTGAGGCTGCGTCATCTAAAGGCAAACTTTGGTAATGAGTAGGCTTTTGAAACTCGTTTCTAGAATTTCTTCGACAACACAGTACAATTATTATAATGGCCCAAGTCAGCAGCAATAAACCAGATACAATAAACAATAACAGTGTTGTATGAAATGCAGGCTCATTGTTTCTGTCACAATCACTGTCAATGTCATGGGGAATAACTTGGTCACAGAGCTTTTTAAATTCATCAAGGGGGCAAGAGAAATCACAACCTAACACTCGAAGAGGCATTGGGGCCTCCACAGTTGAATTTCGATAATAAGCTTTAACAATGTATTGTTTCCTGCTTTTTGTCTTGTAAACTTCTAACAAAACTGAGCTTGCAAACGGAGGAGGAAGCATGTTGAATTGACCAGTTGCACTTAACAAAGCATTAACAGTTGTATCGTGGGCAGAATATGCTACAAGTTTGTATGTGCTCGTACCATTTATATGGCCTTGTATATTGTCAACTATTACTTTGAGCAAACTACCACCACCGCCAGATTTGGCCATTTTATTCTGAAACTCTGAAACAATTGCTCCAAACATAAAAGCCATGTCAATACCTGCAATGTCGGTAAGTACAGAAAATCGTTCAGGAGTAACCCAGGCTGGTAAAGTAAGATTGtgaaatttttcacaaatgaGAGTATCATAAATGTGCTTGGCATCTGTGAAGTTCGGTGTACTGGCCCAAGCTGTAAAAACCTCAAGCTCTTTGAGAAATTTATGGTATCTATCTTCCATGGCCTTAAACTGGGAAGACTTGTAAATTTGAGACAAAAGTTTTGAGTATTTTGGGCAGTTTTTAATTGGATAAACCAACAACTGATCAATTTCAACCGGCACAGTGTGCACTGGTATGGGCTGCCAAGTGGTGTCGGTGCCATTCCATTTCTGCTGGCCACTTGGTGGATACAGACCAGCCATGTTACATTCGGCACTCATCAATGTTCTGTCAATATCCGTACTACGAATATAGATTTCAGACCGGTTGTACTGTTTGCTTAATAGATTATTATATCTAAGTCTAAAAAATTGTCCTAATTCGAATTCTTGGGACATTCCAACTTGTGTTAATTGACCAGGTCCTTGGGGCCATATTGATTTGTCATTGTACGGGTCACTTGGGTAAGAATGGAGTGATGATCTGGCCCCATGTCTCCAAACAACATTGGCAAACACAAGTTCCATGTCATTTTCAGCTGCTTCATATGATGCGATGACAGCAAAGATTACCAGCAACCACAAAATACCCATTTCTTCACCAAGACAggacaaatatttattttttctctgCATGCTGGTACTtggaaagaaatattttaaaatagttcctccatttattgcaaatttttctttttcagcaaTAAATCCCTACCAGATTAAGTTTTGGTTGCTAAGCACTATGTTTCCGAGTAATGTGCAATATAAGCAATGTGTTAAGTTCCAAATAAATATTGCTAAACCAAATTTAATCAACCAAAACTAATACGTACCAAATGAAAATACTGCTCATTATCGGAAAACACATTTCAGAATAATATTTAccagaaacattttcaatggGTATAGTGTATCGCGCTCCACTACACACCCCGCATCACATTGAACATCATAGCGCTGTGCAAATCATAACTTTCTTACGACAGACCATTATGTGCAAACAATTGCATACAGTTATAGTAAATTTAATTCAACATAAGTTCAacataaactaaaaaatgtatGTCCAATAACCGATCACAGGGACATACTCTCCAAATGTATGACACAGACCTGACTTATATAAATGAAACAGTGCAGGCATGACTATGCCggtcaaatgaaaaaaacttgaTCAAGTATTTGATATACAAAATTTACTACAAATCTGTCTGTGTCATACAATATCAGCATTTAGAGAATATTTTGCATagtattttacaaatggtAGATAAATGCTCATGAACAAAAAAGTCCCAAATAAATAAAGCATATCGTAAAACAAGTACAGTGCCAGTGTTATGTACATATTGGCGTGATTATTAACAATGCAGACAACTGGAGAATATGACATGCTGATAAACACGGTCCCCAGTAGACCgttgtttcaaaacttttccGGCACCATCGAATTAGTACAATGTCAAACTAGCATAATTCCACCCAATATATATACCACACAGGCTTTGTGAAATAATTGGATTACATATATATGTGCATATTTTGGGTGTATAACTTATATATGCACTACATGCAGTTGTTCACTTTTTAATTCTGTTGGTGGGTTTTAGGAGTTAGCAACTAGAAATAGCAAAGAGTAAAATAATACATCTGCTCCCACGTGTGGTACCCATAAGCAATTGAAACGAGTAAAATTTGAGTTCAAGTCATATTCAAGTACTTGGGACTAGGCCAAGTGATAAATTTAATCACTTGaacttaaaattacaattgCATTTTGTCCTATCCCTAGTAAGCAATAAACCAACTGGTAATAACGATTTGAATTCATGTGCAGTtcaatataacaaaaaataaaatgtgaaaGCTTACAAGCACGTGATTATTCTACGAATACATGAAACAGGCAGTGTGCAACATCTAATAATATggtcaaaaaaatttgtttaattaaacacataactattttatatgtAAGTGATATATCTGTATAATATAAATCGTGCATATATGCGTgcgaaattttttaaaatgtacTGCATAGAGTTTTATATATGGTAggtaaatgtttatgaagaAAAGggagcaaatttttttgttaaacgaAGTACAGTGTATAACatgaatataatataaatttacACATTTACTGATACATGCAATGTAGATACTTGATATGTTTAAGTATTACGGAAATTCTACATGTGATGTAATAACGTACAATGGCAGGTGTATTCATATTC belongs to Clavelina lepadiformis chromosome 6, kaClaLepa1.1, whole genome shotgun sequence and includes:
- the LOC143462339 gene encoding mucosa-associated lymphoid tissue lymphoma translocation protein 1-like produces the protein MYGPGSLPAQLHDQERSNYYAEPLSLQGAGQQNPPCVAVLIQPQHQDLATGDSFLLFCSVKNFVKPEDLIFNWYRNNTFVESNSKFMRADVNPREHQGDYYCVIKSRIAGYSPVRSSTCVVNIAQISSANIERPQNFFATDKVALLIGNGDYRYHRRLPEALNDLEKLTDILQNELNFKTLSFANLSCPEMHKAFIWFSELASEGCYCVFYFGGHGFQKDGKTYLMPVDATESNYHKDCLEADWELENIQRRCSPSLTLALLDTCRRRQKMDYVLRRPDTSFLSNMVIAYATTESREAYEGTGSNYGIFVGALQNHLTKPVRVTHMLDYVQEDVKESGCQISEVRQTLTEYRCLTDEIKPGTHFDRNHFIWMFMHGKPSMPIKLQYPNKTDAMVRLTVDYILTNAVRLSLKVLNKGKCQQCRAGIDIRRLNKRAHVVCRDQHDIYPECVDIYHSQHVLMKDGRLPVPVVLVYVIPDVPPDDACGNHVHRYPLSLPFTHLWQEKRSLAEYSASFSFLIPFM
- the LOC143462344 gene encoding enolase-phosphatase E1-like; this translates as MNYQNIQFSLFFLCEDQFVLVTNSWCSNWNFAIAMSANGVQDVFHKAKVILLDIEGTTTPIDFVTKTLFPYVSENIASYLEANWSSEEIQHVINELRKQAECDTEEGLKNVPMIKSFVDSKDDALPDVVANVHWQMSLNRKTTSLKKLQGFMWKDAYESGLIKGVVYDDVIPVLEKLKIKGKRIYIYSSGSVQAQKLLFGHLENGNLLPLLDGHFDTTTGSKKQSNSYLKIAKKVIVDPGEVLFLTDVEYEADAAREAGFHVFIVVRPGNKPLANADQYITIETFKDLVAQ